The sequence gggCAGTATGagagggaaaaatgcattttaataatcacGTCATTAAAGTCATTCAAAATTTCgattcggtgtgtgtgtgtggtttttttttaccggtTGCTGTGACGTGGAGAGTTTCGCTCTAAGGTCAACAGGGAGCAGAAATGTGCTTTGGGCAATAAAATGTGATGCCAGATAtgtgccatgtgtccaagaggcTCATCTCCTCAACACAGAACCTTCTAATTATTCCAGCACCACTGGACATTTCTCAGTGGGAAATGAGCCAGAAGATGATGACAACAACTTCTTCAGCTTTCAGAGTCCACAGGTGACCTGTTCTACAGCGGAGGATGAGGTACAGAGGTATCTTCAAGATTCAGATAAGACATTGGCCTCATTAAAGGCATATCCAGTGATCAGAGCCCTCTTCTTAAAATACAATACGACTCTGCCGCCAAGTGCTCCTGTCGAACATCTCTTTAGCCACGGAGGACTTGTTTTCACCCCACACCATAACCGCATGACAGACAAACACTTTGAACAGGTGCTCTTGCTGCGTTACAACCGCCTTTACTGGACTGGAGACTAAGTGGAACAGATGTAGGTAGGTTGCTGAAAATATCTTGGTATTGAATTGTTCATTGATAAGGCTTGTAACCTAATTCTTttgtaaacttagtgtttgtttttttgctagcattagaaaagcagcacctcatatgtttatggcaattgttagccaattattggatttttgggggggatttaattttttcaaccgaacagttcagcactgacaccttagatggttcttgttgccttttttaaatggccatgaagtcatgttgctgggttgcattaatacatatattgtcttgtgtttcaaattatatctggtggcaaggtttaaagtgcattttgtcattgtcacataaAGTtttaatatctgatttgtattgaagcaTCTTaagtattttgaaattatttgtggaagaataatatggacagtaaatactttttgagaattgttttatatattaccttttttgtcctaatcaggaagagggtcattgaaaatgcagattttccttgtgcaaggctactaagtgatggaatatgttggtgaccataacagtaaatacttttcaatggcatatttttgtttgtctaatactcttccacttttcaactttataaataaagaaatggttaaggaaaaatggggctttttattatctgtgattgctacattcatgtacatttattacattacatttacagcatttatcagatgcccttatccagagcgacttacaatcagtagttacagggacagtctccctggagcaatttagggttaagtgtcttgctcagggacacaatggtagtaagtgggatttaaacctgggtcttctggttcataggcaagtgtgttacccactaggctactaccaccatgtagttgtaaaaagcatgacaacatattaagtaatccaaagtattcagaatacgttactcacattgagtaacttaacggaatacattacaaactacattttggtgcatgtattctgtaatctgtagtggaatacattttaaaagtaaccttcccaacactgattATAACGCAAAACATCTTGTTGAGAATGGTGCTGGAGAGTGTTGCCAAATGTTGAGGGGTTTccaaaaaatgcaccaaaaactTCACACTTACTGTATCATGTAATAAAAGTTGATTTGACATtctaaataaacattttttttttaaataaacttttttgaTTACAAAAGTAAATTGAAAACACTTCCAATCTGACAGAATGGCTCTGTGTAGGCTGGGATGTTGAAAGTATTTACCATAATTTGTTTCGTGCGCCGCTCTacatcattttattacatttcatttaaaatgatgttcCATGTTTTCATGAACAGCATCCTTTGTTCCGCATTTCTATTATGATTCTAATCACATTTGGTTCTAAACTGTTTAGACAATAAACCAATTTGTCCAAATTTTATGTTGTCAAAACAGCAACAGTGTTttatgtgcatatatatgtgAAGAGTCTCCAATGACAAGAGaaaatgttttgtaaaaatcagcctttatttttcatttctgtaaaaaaattgaatagAAAACATTCATagacagaataataaaatattaatcagaTGTGCATTCAAGTACACatacataatttttaaaataacttaaacattaaataaagacaaaaataataattttatgttaaattaacattcaatttaactgtaaaaaaatgacacatggTTTTTTGTATCTTTCCCTGTCTGTCCTCATTCAGGACCTGATGTTTTACTTCTACGTGAACTcctgtagagaaaaaaaagagaaattaataaatataggTGTTACATATGGAGCCATGATTTATTAAAGTTTCTACTGCAGAAGAGGCTCTTTCTTCTCGTACCTCTTTTGCATGGCTTTCTTGATTTCCTGGGCGAATTTTGAGTCCGGTTTCAAGCACTTCTGAACTCCACTGTGCTTCAGAGTGACACtgaagaaaaataagaaaacatggGTGTCAGGGTGTCAGATGCCTTCATCATGAAGGTCTGAATTCACATGCAGGTCTGAATTCTCCTTATGTTCATTCCTGTACGTTTTCTACTTAATATTCAGGAAAACTTACATGATCTCCTGCTTGGAGCAGGATGGACTCGGCATGTAAACTTTTATGTTCTCCACCAGCTGCAGCCGAACAGCATTCTGACCAGGACCCACACATATACAACGTTCTCTTGATTCTCTCTGACCTGGAACAGAGCATCAGAATGAAGGTCCCACATCTGAACTACAGACACGAAAGAGCAGAGAAGATCCTCAGAAACTCACCAGTGACTGGAGCAGAGAGCAGGTaagcgaggaggaggacgagtgCTGCTGTCTTCATTGATCCCATGGTTCTCAGTTTCTCAGAGTGGATGTGCTTGTGAGTTTCAGACCAGCTTTTATACTAACAGCCAGGGCTTCCCCCAGCTTACATCACACTGGGCGCTCAGCCCAGCCCAGCCGTGCCGTGCCATGAATTCCCCTTCCTGGGAAATCTCCAGTTTTCAAAAAAGCTCTTGTACACAGTTCACATCTAACATGACTTAATTCTGTTCAACATGGGTCTGCATTTGCTATTTTAAAGAACCGCTGCAGGCAGCAGTTTCATTTAGAGCATTTCATAATGAAGTCTGAGAGTCTGGGGGTTTTCACCAGAAATTACTCTGAAAGGGAAACTAGTGAAGaaaaaatggtgatgggtgCTCCCCAGCAAATGAGTGCCTTTTCTTATAACCCCAAAGCTGCTCAGTTCAGTCGGCTCTGAGCAAGTAAAAAGATTGATTGCCCCTCCTGTGCTCCTGGCatggcagacacgcccacagCCAGGCATTTACGTGGCTCGACAAATACCTGTGACAAATACCTGTGACCACAGCCTAATGCTCTGATAGCACAGAATGTGAGCCAGTCATCTTGTTGTCCCTTTGGTATATGTTGTGCTGTGAACAGGGGCAGAATAAAAGGTGGTGgttagtttgtgtgttgtgtgaagtCTCCTCATCGTTTAGGCCCCATCAACACGACAATGCTTTTTTCTAAACCGGGTTTTAAAGATTACAGACCACTGCCTGAATGCTGATTTAAACCCCTCTCCACACCAGTAAGTGTAACAACTCGGTCTCACCCAAAGTGGTCTTCTTGTTTCACGCCTAGTTAAAAAGCAGGaacatgttgttgttttgtcCTTTCATCAGAAATGTACTCCATAGAGAGGATTTATTGTAGTagctttatgaggttctgcagctgctgcagcacatcCACAAACATGATATCTGCCATTTTTGTATATATGACACATTTGGACGCAAGGTCAGATCGGATAGAAATTTTCCTGTTCTAGTGAAAAAAGTTCTTGTTTGGAAGGGGCCTTAATGAAAGCTGGAAAGCTAGCTGTTTTCTCACTGTTATGTCCATTTAAGGCATTAGCTTGACTCTGGGGACCTCACAGATGGACCACGTTGAGGTCATCTTGGCAACTCAACATGTTCCAGTATCCAAGTTCTAATATAGCTATGGTCTATGGTCTACCCTTATCTCTTTTTTTAGATCCTTGACCAGACAGTTGCTCATTAAGTTCTTACCTTCTTCACTGGTTGGAACAATTAGTTCTCAAGGGAGTGCGAAGATGCTGTGTGGTCTTGGAGGCTTCCTTAAACTTCAGGGGTCCGTTCATACCGTTCACATTGGAAATGACCTGTTTTATCTCCTAGCCAAGGAGGTTGTATAGTCTGGATTTTCCTCAGTTCTTCCCAGCTAATGCATTATGTTACTCAGCTCAATTGAAAGTATAGATTCATGGGTTGTGTAAATGATCAGTACTCTTTgtctattttaaatatgtaaataatcaAGTGCCCTAATTAGGGTTAGATATGGTTGGATTTAAATGACTGGTAAAACAATTTTCCAGCCAATACTTTTCCAACTCTGACACTGGTTATAAAGAACTTTTACTTACTTTCCATTATGGTTCAATGAAGTATCTATCCCTCTATCTGCAGCTTATACTGCATCTGTTAATGTGCATCTGTATAGGTGGCAGGTCATCTCCTACATGAGATATCATGGTTTCCCTTGTGGTGGTTTAGAAGAACTGCCCAGGAAACAGCGATGAAAggaaaatgaaactgaaagtaAAAGGAAGGACGTGACCGGCATCCCAGACGAGCATTAGGGTTTTCGTTTTTTAgaatgaatgtatgaatgtataagGCAGCTCAATATGTTGCATGAAACACCACACATGCAACACCCACATTGTTCATCACATGGCTGAATTGCTTCAACCTCAgactggctttttttttgtctcgtgTGGTGGAAAAGCTAATCTCAGTTTTGATTCAGTTATGTCCATtctacattttacttttatcataaatataatatttgttgTACTGTCTATATTGTCTATTATATTGTCTATACATTCACAATGGCTgctttataaaaacacattttttcaaaGTGTTGGAAATGTGGTCTGGAGAGAATGAACTCCAGGGTAAACAattgttaatttcattttagtgTTTTGTATAgcatttatttagaaataaacCACCACATTTTAATCATAGAACTGAAcaactttacatttatataatgaTTCTAATCACAGTTGGATTGTGATTAACTGTTAAAACATGAATGATTTACCTGATGTTGCTATGTGATTGTTGTGATggaaatgttattaataaatgtatgttaTTTTGTTACATTCATCAGTGCAAAATTCATGCTCTGGTTTGTTTATGTCCAGGTGTATTAGTCTCCaaagacaatgacaaaatgatacatgttttttttttttatataaatgagcctttatttacatttacagcatttatcagatgcccttatccagagtgacttacaatcagtagttacagggacagtccccctggagcaacaactcagggttaagtgtcttgctcagggacacaagtgggattgcaacctgggtcttctggtttataggcgagtttgttacccctaggctactaccaccctaccctactaccaccctatttttcTCAGAATGTATATGTACATCTTAATGTGGATTTTTCATTAAGAAAATAACTTATATGTACCACATATAAACACAGCTGTGCAGTCTACTTAATagtttaacattaaaaaatttACAGTGAGTCCATATACAATATTCACACAGTGATTCCCATATTCTTTCCAGCCTCTTTCTGGTCACTTCTGCtggttttcttgttttctgtaGAAAAACCAACAAACGCTGGTGTCAGACATTCAGCATTTTCTACTGAAACATTATTCTGCAAAACTTTGCTgccaattatacacacacacacacacacacacacatacatatatatatatatatatatatatatatatatatatatatatatatatatatatatatatatatgtatgtatgtgtgtgtgtgtgtgtgtgtgtgtataattggcAGCAAAGTTttgcagaatatatatatatatatatatatatatatatatatatatatatatatatatatatatatatatatatatatatctctctctctctctctctctctctctctctctctctctcttctcttacCTCTTTTGGATCGCAATCATGACATTCTGGCCAAATGTAGATTCTGGATTCAAGCACTTCTGAACTCCGCTTCCTTTGAAAGTGGCACTGAAGACAGGACAAGGGATGTTATAGGCCTTCTGCATCAGGTCTGCATGATTCAGATCTGCATTcatgaatttattatttattcatgtttttattaattatttattttcaaacgACTTACATGATCTCCTGCTTGGAGCAGGATGGACTCGGCATGTAAACTTCTATGTTCTCCACCAGCTGCAGTCGAAGAACATTCTGACCAGGAcccacacatttacagcgttcTCTTGATTCTCTCTGACCTGGAACAGAGCATCAGAGTGAAGGTCCCACATCCAGAACTACAGATACGAAAGAGCAGAGGAGATCCTCAGAAGCTCACCAGTGACTGGAGCAGAGAGCAGGTAAGCAAGGAGGAGGACGAGTGCCGCTGCCTTCATCGTTCCTGTGGTTCTCAGCTGATGAAAGTCAGCGCTGCAGACCGGCTTTTATCTGCTTAGTGAGGGCTTCCCCCCCGGTCTTGCATCACACTGGGCGCCCAGCCCAGCCATGCGAAGAAACTTCCCCTTTCTAGAAAATGCCTCAGTCAAAGGAAACGGGACAGATGCAGGTTACGATTTGCATCTAAAACCACATTACTCTGCACAAAATATGTCTaaaattgatttgatttgttttgcGTCTTGCAGTGGTTCTGGTCCACAATGCAACTGATTCGCATCCGGAGTGTTTCGCAATGCAGCCTGACAAGACATGATCCACAATCTTTATCAGGAATCATCTTTCTCTAAAAGGGGAACTAGTGAAGCAAAAtcattgtaaaatattttaacaatcCTGTCTGCTCTTTTGGATTTAAAAAAGTTCTGTTTCTATGCAATTTGTTAGCAACAGCCTAAACAGTACTGCTGTTTCTTGCAGCAATGCAATTGTTcacacttgaaagtgaagtgattgtcacacgtgatacacagcagcacagcacacagtgcacacagtgaaatttgtcctctgcatttaacccatcaccctgagtgagcagtgggcagccatgacaggcgcccggggagcagtgtgtggggacggtgctttgctcagtggcacctcagtggtaccttggcagatcgggattcgaaccagcaaccttctgattattgttTTGGAGGAATGTTGGTCTCTTGATGAAAAAAGATGAATATGGACAGTTGGACAGTGTGTTGTAtgtaatacacacatatatctgAAAGCCTCCGATCCTCACAGCACACTGATCCCATCATTGTTGGACAGAATGGACCGAAACTGTGACTTtgcgtgtgtttatttgtgttcatgTGCAGAGGATGTCATGGTTCCTCTTGTGGAGGCTCTTCAGGTTTAGAAGAAATGCGGCGCTGCCCAGGAAGCAGCTTTCAGCAGTGAAAggaaaatgaaactgaaactAAAATGAAGGATGTGGCTGGCAGCCCAGATGAGCATTAGGTGTTTAATTATTCCCCAAAGATGCAGaggggaaagaagaagaaaagtgccGTGAATAGAacctccgtggcacctcagtggcaccttggcggctcgggattcgaaccttctgatttacgggtccgcttccttaaccactaggccacccatCTGTCGAGAACCCACACACCTACAGGCCGGTTGCCTCTGACCTGGAGCGGTACACCAGATATAGAAGAGCAGGGAAGATTCTCCAGAAGCTCAACTGTGATTGGAGCAGAGGGCAGGTAGATGAGAATGATTATGAAATCTGCCTCAGCTTGAGTTGAAAGTTGTGCGTTGTGGGTTTGATACAGTGTCTCCGACCATTGCACATGATCCCGTCATCCTCGGGCAGCTGAAGTCTACGTTTGtaagtgtttatgtgtgtttatatgtttcCAGGTTtagaagaacagcagcaggactCAGTAggaagaaaaggaaacagaaaccgATTTTTCATATATTGTATTTATCAGAAATTCAACTTTTACCATAGTTGTTGCAATTATTATAATAGAAAATAGCTAAAAATGACaatgatgtatttatttttataaaaatgaataatgcatatttcataAAGGCAAAGCAACAAAACTAAATTGCATAAATCACAAAGTGAAGTATAAAACTACATGATAGTGAACGTTATTGAAACAGATACGAGACATATATTGAGACCTGTAGAAGATTTGTATCTAATCTGGGATCAGTCAGATTAAGCTGGTCGTTTTCCATTCcttctgttcttctttttctgtttgagATCTGGACTCGGGCCACTGAAAGAgagtatcatcatcatcatcatcatcatttcagGATTTTAGCCTGGATTAGTCATTCTACTACACATTCTCACCATCTCATTTCTTCCTTCTTACCGTTTTGCCTTGAGGACATTTCTTCCCTGTTTACTAGTAGGATCTAGGCACGCCAGCCTCCTTCCTTTGAACATGACCCTGAAGCACACAGAGTTAACAGAAAAGAATTCAAGGgatgaggagaagagaaaaagtcatGGGGACTCACAAAATCTCCAGTCGCGGGCAGGAAACGGTGGCAGGGAAAACGCTGATCTCCCTGGCTTGTTTAAGCCTCAGGGCGTTCGCCGTGTCTTTGCAGAGACACCGTTCAGAAGGTCCGCCCGCGACGCCTGGAAAATGGACAGCTCAGGGCCTCACCTACAGCTCGTCGCATGCAAACAAACCCCGGGTCACGGAGGGAACGTCCTCACCTCCGCACTCTGTCACCGCAACTCCAAAAACTGTCACCCAAAGCGCTGCGACAGTGATGGCGTTCATGGCGGGCACCGAGAAGCAGACAAAGAGAGGCGAGGGGGGGGGTTCCCTAGACTTTTATTGCCGGAGCTATACTTTCGTTTTTCCCCGTTCAACGACCAATGCAACATTCCAGAAGAAGTGACCTTGGAACCCTTCGCTAATCTCAGAGTAAACATCTGATTCCtgcttctagctggtctacctctatgtaccatccaacctttacaactaataaaaaaatgcagcagcacgactaatcttcaaccttcccaaattctcccacaccacccctctgctacgttccctccactggctcccagtagctgcacgcatcagattcaaaa comes from Denticeps clupeoides chromosome 11, fDenClu1.1, whole genome shotgun sequence and encodes:
- the LOC114799863 gene encoding C-X-C motif chemokine 11-6-like, which produces MKAAALVLLLAYLLSAPVTGQRESRERCKCVGPGQNVLRLQLVENIEVYMPSPSCSKQEIIATFKGSGVQKCLNPESTFGQNVMIAIQKRKQENQQK
- the LOC114799862 gene encoding C-X-C motif chemokine 11-6-like, with the translated sequence MGSMKTAALVLLLAYLLSAPVTGQRESRERCICVGPGQNAVRLQLVENIKVYMPSPSCSKQEIIVTLKHSGVQKCLKPDSKFAQEIKKAMQKRSSRRSKTSGPE
- the LOC114798986 gene encoding C-X-C motif chemokine 10-like, with translation MNAITVAALWVTVFGVAVTECGGVAGGPSERCLCKDTANALRLKQAREISVFPATVSCPRLEILVMFKGRRLACLDPTSKQGRNVLKAKRGPSPDLKQKKKNRRNGKRPA